A window from Bombus pascuorum chromosome 12, iyBomPasc1.1, whole genome shotgun sequence encodes these proteins:
- the LOC132913015 gene encoding uncharacterized protein LOC132913015 isoform X2 — translation MHDCFNMAYQDNANALQLHIKINSENLLPVSQKYNAGSLRIPADPSWPKIPQRKLTNDGDTIEPPCIVKLSGTPRSRTIVQTSLNQSPKSTVTKDSAYSSFHHQKTTSSMYTLRKFPGYVDPRFKKVTNIKRNQVTSTESLQKEVDQSNITTFTEHLHTEETEKLVPEREQTKIEKGQKLHEEKEIKSTQNYKANHILDINKELLLEKTHCTKNSELKRQDYISEGDNKNEITEKDRCVKNMNSFEHISKSIVNDANTQVDITSMPIQESNGQLLFVLDKKLQSHPLSAITVPQEYVNQCYNVQLPILAMQVSTTGTSNVIQQCINHSEYQNQTKTSPLLKEESEHHIHSNQAQNKSKSLINNTEEKDIYERKNTLVVQSNALEGNRKSCFTPDFPENSAVSEKLPNLNIQKGQQESSDSEYYIPDINKRNIHNNVFQCLKMRKMTCDASGEETTDSEIIRKRIIFKKEFIDTNESTKKGNNINTDAIHDNIKALAHNHDKVNYISKNTDQNQSLYQNYKIGIYETKGRNKSEQYLSSKKNGCTRKLCRNSEPYITFKQKKTSAKFSRKARSYFQKNSHSALVDSDYTLVWPNCQYNKYKRNHTNIHKFSKYKARNMSQHFYSVPTHKRNTNTQISNVSNLIEQNYLQSNKHIDSRQEVTKSLSRACLQREHYKYEISPRSNTDDKFERSKGISPKTQELLNKSYWEYYNRLRHKIKNTNSIEQQYSCNLTMDTPEERNKGKVNEVYDQELRSQLEVNPELQTLKQCTALSTMINKALDSNLESNIVETEQLYINDNMKTSLNHIVSTQNSNTKKISHLTTDESVTNKVRCNGYKTNDKKFLELKSIIFFGGMMYILIIFLPMLYDYFYYEEYDDYYDNLSYLELVVEYIFSSFKEAFGDVFNGLKQIFFYPHACKKCTNIT, via the exons ATGCATGACTGCTTCAATATGGCATATCAGGATAATGCAAATGCTTTGCAATTACACATAAAAA TAAACAGTGAAAATTTATTGCCAGTTTCACAAAAGTATAATGCTGGATCATTACG TATACCAGCTGACCCTTCTTGGCCTAAAATACCGCAACGTAAATTAACTAATGATGGTGATACTATTGAACCTCCGTGTATAGTCAAATTAAGTGGAACTCCTAGGAGCCGTACTATAGTTCAAACGTCGTTAAATCA ATCTCCTAAATCTACAGTAACTAAAGATAGTGCATACTCTTCTTTTCATCATCAGAAAACTACTTCAAGTATGTACACTTTGAGGAAATTTCCTGGTTACGTCGATCCTcgttttaaaaa AGTGACAAATATTAAGAGGAATCAAGTTACATCAACTGAATCATTACAGAAAGAAGTGGATCAATCTAATATTACTACTTTTACAGAACATCTACATAcagaagaaacagaaaaattagtGCCCGAGAG GGAACAGACTAAAATAGAGAAAGGACAAAAGCTtcacgaagaaaaggaaattaaatcaACACAAAATTATAAGGCAAATCATATCcttgatattaataaagaattacTATTAGAAAAAACTCATTGCACAAAAAACTCAGAATTAAAAAGACAAGATTATATTTCAGAAGGtgacaataaaaatgaaattacagaaAAAGATAGATGTGTGAAGAACATGAACTCTTTTGAACATATATCAAAATCAATAGTTAATGATGCAAATACTCAGGTGGACATCACTTCTATGCCAATACAA GAAAGTAATGGGCAGTTGCTTTTTGTGTTAGACAAAAAACTGCAATCACATCCTCTAAGTGCAATTACTGTTCCTCAAGAATATGTAAATCAGTGTTATAATGTACAACTTCCAATTCTTGCAATGCAAGTATCTACTACAGGAACAAGTAATGTAATACAACAGTGTATAAATCATTCGGAATACCAGAACCAAACCAAAACTTCACCTTTACTGAAGGAAGAATCTGAACACCATATTCATTCAAACCAGGCACAGAATAAAAGCAAATCCCtcattaata ATACTGAAGAAAAGGATATCTATGAGAGAAAAAACACATTAGTGGTACAAAGTAATGCACTTgaaggaaatagaaaaagttGTTTCACACCAGACTTTCCAGAAAATTCAGCTGTTTCTGAAAAATTaccaaatttaaatattcagaaaGGACAACAAGAATCTAGCGATTCCGAATATTATATTcccgatataaataaaagaaacatacataataatgttttccaatgtttaaaaatgagaaaaatgacATGTGATGCAAGTGGTGAAGAAACAACAGATTctgaaattattagaaaaagaattatatttaaaaaagaatttattgatACAAATGAATCCACAAAGaaaggtaataatattaatactgaCGCTATACATGATAATATCAAAGCTTTAGCTCACAATCAtgataaagtaaattatatatcaaaaaatactGATCAAAATCAATctttatatcaaaattacaaaattggtATCTATGAGACAAAAGGTAGAAATAAATCCGAGCAATATTtatcttctaaaaaaaatgGATGTACCAGGAAACTTTGTCGCAATTCAGAACCATATATCACatttaaacagaaaaagaCATCAGCAAAATTTTCTAGGAAAGCTAGATCTTATTTCCAAAAGAATTCTCATTCAGCATTAGTAGATTCTgattatactttagtatggCCTAATTGTcaatataacaaatacaaacgcaatcatacaaatattcataaattcaGTAAGTATAAGGCAAGAAATATGAgtcaacatttttattctgttCCTACACACAAACGAAATACGAATACACAAATTAGTAATGTCTCGAATcttattgaacaaaattatttgcaaagcAATAAACATATAGATTCAAGGCAAGAAGTTACTAAAAGTTTATCAAGGGCATGTTTGCAAAGAGAACATTACAAGTATGAAATTTCTCCAAGATCGAATACAGatgataaatttgaaagatcAAAAGGTATTTCACCAAAAACCCAAGAATTGCTAAATAAAAGTTACTGGGAGTATTATAACAGATTGAGGcacaaaataaagaatacaaaCAGTATAGAGCAGCAATATTCATGTAATTTAACAATGGATACGcctgaagaaagaaataaggggaaaGTAAATGAAGTATATGATCAGGAATTAAGAAGTCAATTAGAAGTAAATCCTGAACTTCAAACGTTAAAACAATGCACAGCTCTTTCTACTATGATTAATAAAGCATT AGACTCGAATCTTGAATCAAATATTGTGGAAACAGAACAATTATacataaatgataatatgaaAACATCATTAAATCATATAGTCAGTACGCAAAATTCTAATACAAAGAAGATTTCACATTTAACTACAGATGAATCTGTTACTAATAAAGTAAGATGTAATGGGTATAAaacgaatgataaaaaatttttggaACTTAAATCTATTA ttttttttgGTGGTATGAtgtatattctaataatatttttaccaatGTTGTATgactatttttattacgaagaaTACGACGACTACTACGACAATTTAAGTTATTTGGAACTGGTAGTGGAATATATTTTCTCCTCATTTAAAGAAGCATTTGGAGATGTATTCAATggtttaaaacaaatttttttttatcca CATGCATGTAAGAAATGCACAAATATCACATAA
- the LOC132913042 gene encoding solute carrier family 35 member F5 isoform X2 gives MFTFYLLGLCFWPPWRDQCNKPATYMFIDPNVEDDNFYSEANTSLSDPTFVPIKTPDHCDRSSGTESDDSSIRSVRFSKLAEVRHMSESDATEALLARLSYQASLRAGEHARRQANKFSVQKVAKIALMFCLLWFMANYTYQISLVKTESGVVTVLTSISSLFTLFLAAFFPSNGGDKFTLSKLVAVSISILGLVLVGLSDLTVETSRIPTAIILALVSAFFYAAYIVFLKRKVDHEDKMDIPMFFGFVGLFNLTLLWPVFFILHYGHWEEFEWPDTHQWTFLIINGLIGTVLSEVLWLWGCFLTSSLIATLAISLLMPMSMIADVLLKKVEYPCIFYLGTIPMLLAFLTVSFLSYYDNWDPVMDLIKRIYIWICRKNRSIRIPDLEAEQTESLIGINSGEHEA, from the exons ATGTTCACATTCTATCTGCTTGGTTTATGTTTTTGGCCTCCATGGAGAGATCAATGCAATAAACCAGCAACGTATATG TTCATAGATCCTAACGTGGAAGATGATAATTTCTATTCAGAAGCTAACACAAGTTTG AGTGATCCAACATTTGTTCCAATAAAAACGCCAGATCATTGTGATCGTTCTTCAGGCACAGAAAGCGATGATTCATCAATACGCTCAGTAAGATTTAGTAAATTAGCAGAAGTTCGTCATATGTCGGAAAGTGATGCTACGGAAGCATTATTAGCAAGACTTAGTTATCAAGCAAGCTTGAGAGCTGGAGAACATGCAAGACGACAAGCTAATAAGTTTTCTGTTCAAAAAGTTGCTAAAATTGCACTTATGTTTTGTTTGCTT tGGTTTATGGCAAACTATACTTATCAAATATCATTAGTAAAAACTGAATCAGGAGTTGTAACTGTATTGACATCAATTTCTagtttatttactttattcctAGCTGCCTTCTTTCCTAGTAATGGTGGGGATAAGTTTACATTGTCTAAATTAGTTGCTGTCTCTATCAGTATTCTTGGACta gTTCTAGTTGGTCTTTCAGATTTAACTGTAGAAACTAGTAGAATACCTACAGCCATAATATTGGCTCTAGTCAGTGCATTTTTTTATGCGGcttatattgtatttcttaaGAGAAAGGTGGATCATGAAGATAAGATGGATATTCCAATGTTCTTTGGGTTTGTTGGACTTTTTAATTTGACACTTCTATGGCCTgtgttttttattcttcattatGGCCATTGGGAAGAATTTGAATGGCCAGATACTCATCAATggacatttttaattattaatggtTTGATTGGTACAGTTTTAAGTGAGGTGCTTTGGTTGTG GGGCTGCTTTTTAACATCATCCCTCATTGCGACTTTGGCAATCAGTTTACTCATGCCAATGTCAATGATAGCTGATGTGTTATTAAAAAAGGTCGAGTACCCTTGTATTTTCTATCTAGGAACCATACCAATGCTATTAGCATTTCTGACTGTGTCTTTTCTATCCTATTATGATAATTGGGATCCAGTCAtggatttaataaaaagaatatacatCTGGATTTGTAGAAAAAATAGATCAATAAG aataccAGATCTTGAAGCAGAGCAAACAGAATCACTCATAGGAATAAATAGCGGCGAACACGAAGCTTAA
- the LOC132913015 gene encoding putative uncharacterized protein DDB_G0282133 isoform X3 codes for MHDCFNMAYQDNANALQLHIKINSENLLPVSQKYNAGSLRIPADPSWPKIPQRKLTNDGDTIEPPCIVKLSGTPRSRTIVQTSLNQSPKSTVTKDSAYSSFHHQKTTSKHLHTEETEKLVPEREQTKIEKGQKLHEEKEIKSTQNYKANHILDINKELLLEKTHCTKNSELKRQDYISEGDNKNEITEKDRCVKNMNSFEHISKSIVNDANTQVDITSMPIQESNGQLLFVLDKKLQSHPLSAITVPQEYVNQCYNVQLPILAMQVSTTGTSNVIQQCINHSEYQNQTKTSPLLKEESEHHIHSNQAQNKSKSLINNTEEKDIYERKNTLVVQSNALEGNRKSCFTPDFPENSAVSEKLPNLNIQKGQQESSDSEYYIPDINKRNIHNNVFQCLKMRKMTCDASGEETTDSEIIRKRIIFKKEFIDTNESTKKGNNINTDAIHDNIKALAHNHDKVNYISKNTDQNQSLYQNYKIGIYETKGRNKSEQYLSSKKNGCTRKLCRNSEPYITFKQKKTSAKFSRKARSYFQKNSHSALVDSDYTLVWPNCQYNKYKRNHTNIHKFSKYKARNMSQHFYSVPTHKRNTNTQISNVSNLIEQNYLQSNKHIDSRQEVTKSLSRACLQREHYKYEISPRSNTDDKFERSKGISPKTQELLNKSYWEYYNRLRHKIKNTNSIEQQYSCNLTMDTPEERNKGKVNEVYDQELRSQLEVNPELQTLKQCTALSTMINKALDSNLESNIVETEQLYINDNMKTSLNHIVSTQNSNTKKISHLTTDESVTNKVRCNGYKTNDKKFLELKSIIFFGGMMYILIIFLPMLYDYFYYEEYDDYYDNLSYLELVVEYIFSSFKEAFGDVFNGLKQIFFYPHACKKCTNIT; via the exons ATGCATGACTGCTTCAATATGGCATATCAGGATAATGCAAATGCTTTGCAATTACACATAAAAA TAAACAGTGAAAATTTATTGCCAGTTTCACAAAAGTATAATGCTGGATCATTACG TATACCAGCTGACCCTTCTTGGCCTAAAATACCGCAACGTAAATTAACTAATGATGGTGATACTATTGAACCTCCGTGTATAGTCAAATTAAGTGGAACTCCTAGGAGCCGTACTATAGTTCAAACGTCGTTAAATCA ATCTCCTAAATCTACAGTAACTAAAGATAGTGCATACTCTTCTTTTCATCATCAGAAAACTACTTCAA AACATCTACATAcagaagaaacagaaaaattagtGCCCGAGAG GGAACAGACTAAAATAGAGAAAGGACAAAAGCTtcacgaagaaaaggaaattaaatcaACACAAAATTATAAGGCAAATCATATCcttgatattaataaagaattacTATTAGAAAAAACTCATTGCACAAAAAACTCAGAATTAAAAAGACAAGATTATATTTCAGAAGGtgacaataaaaatgaaattacagaaAAAGATAGATGTGTGAAGAACATGAACTCTTTTGAACATATATCAAAATCAATAGTTAATGATGCAAATACTCAGGTGGACATCACTTCTATGCCAATACAA GAAAGTAATGGGCAGTTGCTTTTTGTGTTAGACAAAAAACTGCAATCACATCCTCTAAGTGCAATTACTGTTCCTCAAGAATATGTAAATCAGTGTTATAATGTACAACTTCCAATTCTTGCAATGCAAGTATCTACTACAGGAACAAGTAATGTAATACAACAGTGTATAAATCATTCGGAATACCAGAACCAAACCAAAACTTCACCTTTACTGAAGGAAGAATCTGAACACCATATTCATTCAAACCAGGCACAGAATAAAAGCAAATCCCtcattaata ATACTGAAGAAAAGGATATCTATGAGAGAAAAAACACATTAGTGGTACAAAGTAATGCACTTgaaggaaatagaaaaagttGTTTCACACCAGACTTTCCAGAAAATTCAGCTGTTTCTGAAAAATTaccaaatttaaatattcagaaaGGACAACAAGAATCTAGCGATTCCGAATATTATATTcccgatataaataaaagaaacatacataataatgttttccaatgtttaaaaatgagaaaaatgacATGTGATGCAAGTGGTGAAGAAACAACAGATTctgaaattattagaaaaagaattatatttaaaaaagaatttattgatACAAATGAATCCACAAAGaaaggtaataatattaatactgaCGCTATACATGATAATATCAAAGCTTTAGCTCACAATCAtgataaagtaaattatatatcaaaaaatactGATCAAAATCAATctttatatcaaaattacaaaattggtATCTATGAGACAAAAGGTAGAAATAAATCCGAGCAATATTtatcttctaaaaaaaatgGATGTACCAGGAAACTTTGTCGCAATTCAGAACCATATATCACatttaaacagaaaaagaCATCAGCAAAATTTTCTAGGAAAGCTAGATCTTATTTCCAAAAGAATTCTCATTCAGCATTAGTAGATTCTgattatactttagtatggCCTAATTGTcaatataacaaatacaaacgcaatcatacaaatattcataaattcaGTAAGTATAAGGCAAGAAATATGAgtcaacatttttattctgttCCTACACACAAACGAAATACGAATACACAAATTAGTAATGTCTCGAATcttattgaacaaaattatttgcaaagcAATAAACATATAGATTCAAGGCAAGAAGTTACTAAAAGTTTATCAAGGGCATGTTTGCAAAGAGAACATTACAAGTATGAAATTTCTCCAAGATCGAATACAGatgataaatttgaaagatcAAAAGGTATTTCACCAAAAACCCAAGAATTGCTAAATAAAAGTTACTGGGAGTATTATAACAGATTGAGGcacaaaataaagaatacaaaCAGTATAGAGCAGCAATATTCATGTAATTTAACAATGGATACGcctgaagaaagaaataaggggaaaGTAAATGAAGTATATGATCAGGAATTAAGAAGTCAATTAGAAGTAAATCCTGAACTTCAAACGTTAAAACAATGCACAGCTCTTTCTACTATGATTAATAAAGCATT AGACTCGAATCTTGAATCAAATATTGTGGAAACAGAACAATTATacataaatgataatatgaaAACATCATTAAATCATATAGTCAGTACGCAAAATTCTAATACAAAGAAGATTTCACATTTAACTACAGATGAATCTGTTACTAATAAAGTAAGATGTAATGGGTATAAaacgaatgataaaaaatttttggaACTTAAATCTATTA ttttttttgGTGGTATGAtgtatattctaataatatttttaccaatGTTGTATgactatttttattacgaagaaTACGACGACTACTACGACAATTTAAGTTATTTGGAACTGGTAGTGGAATATATTTTCTCCTCATTTAAAGAAGCATTTGGAGATGTATTCAATggtttaaaacaaatttttttttatcca CATGCATGTAAGAAATGCACAAATATCACATAA
- the LOC132913042 gene encoding solute carrier family 35 member F5 isoform X1, translating to MSCSVELRQRRQQGMAEDPHKLAAMMNKSQRLVLGLLVLLLVDIIWVSSTELTKYIYREAAFEKPFFTTYIKTSMFTFYLLGLCFWPPWRDQCNKPATYMFIDPNVEDDNFYSEANTSLSDPTFVPIKTPDHCDRSSGTESDDSSIRSVRFSKLAEVRHMSESDATEALLARLSYQASLRAGEHARRQANKFSVQKVAKIALMFCLLWFMANYTYQISLVKTESGVVTVLTSISSLFTLFLAAFFPSNGGDKFTLSKLVAVSISILGLVLVGLSDLTVETSRIPTAIILALVSAFFYAAYIVFLKRKVDHEDKMDIPMFFGFVGLFNLTLLWPVFFILHYGHWEEFEWPDTHQWTFLIINGLIGTVLSEVLWLWGCFLTSSLIATLAISLLMPMSMIADVLLKKVEYPCIFYLGTIPMLLAFLTVSFLSYYDNWDPVMDLIKRIYIWICRKNRSIRIPDLEAEQTESLIGINSGEHEA from the exons ATGAGCTGTTCTGTAGAATTACGACAGCGTAGACAGCAGGGGATGGCGGAGGATCCTCATAAACTTGCAGCAATGATGAATAAGTCTCAAAGACTTGTGTTGGGActattagttttattattagttGATATCATTTGGGTTTCTAGTACTGAACTTACTAAA TATATTTACAGAGAAGCAGCATTTGAAAAGCCATTTTttactacatatataaaaacatcAATGTTCACATTCTATCTGCTTGGTTTATGTTTTTGGCCTCCATGGAGAGATCAATGCAATAAACCAGCAACGTATATG TTCATAGATCCTAACGTGGAAGATGATAATTTCTATTCAGAAGCTAACACAAGTTTG AGTGATCCAACATTTGTTCCAATAAAAACGCCAGATCATTGTGATCGTTCTTCAGGCACAGAAAGCGATGATTCATCAATACGCTCAGTAAGATTTAGTAAATTAGCAGAAGTTCGTCATATGTCGGAAAGTGATGCTACGGAAGCATTATTAGCAAGACTTAGTTATCAAGCAAGCTTGAGAGCTGGAGAACATGCAAGACGACAAGCTAATAAGTTTTCTGTTCAAAAAGTTGCTAAAATTGCACTTATGTTTTGTTTGCTT tGGTTTATGGCAAACTATACTTATCAAATATCATTAGTAAAAACTGAATCAGGAGTTGTAACTGTATTGACATCAATTTCTagtttatttactttattcctAGCTGCCTTCTTTCCTAGTAATGGTGGGGATAAGTTTACATTGTCTAAATTAGTTGCTGTCTCTATCAGTATTCTTGGACta gTTCTAGTTGGTCTTTCAGATTTAACTGTAGAAACTAGTAGAATACCTACAGCCATAATATTGGCTCTAGTCAGTGCATTTTTTTATGCGGcttatattgtatttcttaaGAGAAAGGTGGATCATGAAGATAAGATGGATATTCCAATGTTCTTTGGGTTTGTTGGACTTTTTAATTTGACACTTCTATGGCCTgtgttttttattcttcattatGGCCATTGGGAAGAATTTGAATGGCCAGATACTCATCAATggacatttttaattattaatggtTTGATTGGTACAGTTTTAAGTGAGGTGCTTTGGTTGTG GGGCTGCTTTTTAACATCATCCCTCATTGCGACTTTGGCAATCAGTTTACTCATGCCAATGTCAATGATAGCTGATGTGTTATTAAAAAAGGTCGAGTACCCTTGTATTTTCTATCTAGGAACCATACCAATGCTATTAGCATTTCTGACTGTGTCTTTTCTATCCTATTATGATAATTGGGATCCAGTCAtggatttaataaaaagaatatacatCTGGATTTGTAGAAAAAATAGATCAATAAG aataccAGATCTTGAAGCAGAGCAAACAGAATCACTCATAGGAATAAATAGCGGCGAACACGAAGCTTAA
- the LOC132913015 gene encoding uncharacterized protein LOC132913015 isoform X1, whose protein sequence is MHDCFNMAYQDNANALQLHIKINSENLLPVSQKYNAGSLRIPADPSWPKIPQRKLTNDGDTIEPPCIVKLSGTPRSRTIVQTSLNQSPKSTVTKDSAYSSFHHQKTTSSMYTLRKFPGYVDPRFKNRVTNIKRNQVTSTESLQKEVDQSNITTFTEHLHTEETEKLVPEREQTKIEKGQKLHEEKEIKSTQNYKANHILDINKELLLEKTHCTKNSELKRQDYISEGDNKNEITEKDRCVKNMNSFEHISKSIVNDANTQVDITSMPIQESNGQLLFVLDKKLQSHPLSAITVPQEYVNQCYNVQLPILAMQVSTTGTSNVIQQCINHSEYQNQTKTSPLLKEESEHHIHSNQAQNKSKSLINNTEEKDIYERKNTLVVQSNALEGNRKSCFTPDFPENSAVSEKLPNLNIQKGQQESSDSEYYIPDINKRNIHNNVFQCLKMRKMTCDASGEETTDSEIIRKRIIFKKEFIDTNESTKKGNNINTDAIHDNIKALAHNHDKVNYISKNTDQNQSLYQNYKIGIYETKGRNKSEQYLSSKKNGCTRKLCRNSEPYITFKQKKTSAKFSRKARSYFQKNSHSALVDSDYTLVWPNCQYNKYKRNHTNIHKFSKYKARNMSQHFYSVPTHKRNTNTQISNVSNLIEQNYLQSNKHIDSRQEVTKSLSRACLQREHYKYEISPRSNTDDKFERSKGISPKTQELLNKSYWEYYNRLRHKIKNTNSIEQQYSCNLTMDTPEERNKGKVNEVYDQELRSQLEVNPELQTLKQCTALSTMINKALDSNLESNIVETEQLYINDNMKTSLNHIVSTQNSNTKKISHLTTDESVTNKVRCNGYKTNDKKFLELKSIIFFGGMMYILIIFLPMLYDYFYYEEYDDYYDNLSYLELVVEYIFSSFKEAFGDVFNGLKQIFFYPHACKKCTNIT, encoded by the exons ATGCATGACTGCTTCAATATGGCATATCAGGATAATGCAAATGCTTTGCAATTACACATAAAAA TAAACAGTGAAAATTTATTGCCAGTTTCACAAAAGTATAATGCTGGATCATTACG TATACCAGCTGACCCTTCTTGGCCTAAAATACCGCAACGTAAATTAACTAATGATGGTGATACTATTGAACCTCCGTGTATAGTCAAATTAAGTGGAACTCCTAGGAGCCGTACTATAGTTCAAACGTCGTTAAATCA ATCTCCTAAATCTACAGTAACTAAAGATAGTGCATACTCTTCTTTTCATCATCAGAAAACTACTTCAAGTATGTACACTTTGAGGAAATTTCCTGGTTACGTCGATCCTcgttttaaaaa cagAGTGACAAATATTAAGAGGAATCAAGTTACATCAACTGAATCATTACAGAAAGAAGTGGATCAATCTAATATTACTACTTTTACAGAACATCTACATAcagaagaaacagaaaaattagtGCCCGAGAG GGAACAGACTAAAATAGAGAAAGGACAAAAGCTtcacgaagaaaaggaaattaaatcaACACAAAATTATAAGGCAAATCATATCcttgatattaataaagaattacTATTAGAAAAAACTCATTGCACAAAAAACTCAGAATTAAAAAGACAAGATTATATTTCAGAAGGtgacaataaaaatgaaattacagaaAAAGATAGATGTGTGAAGAACATGAACTCTTTTGAACATATATCAAAATCAATAGTTAATGATGCAAATACTCAGGTGGACATCACTTCTATGCCAATACAA GAAAGTAATGGGCAGTTGCTTTTTGTGTTAGACAAAAAACTGCAATCACATCCTCTAAGTGCAATTACTGTTCCTCAAGAATATGTAAATCAGTGTTATAATGTACAACTTCCAATTCTTGCAATGCAAGTATCTACTACAGGAACAAGTAATGTAATACAACAGTGTATAAATCATTCGGAATACCAGAACCAAACCAAAACTTCACCTTTACTGAAGGAAGAATCTGAACACCATATTCATTCAAACCAGGCACAGAATAAAAGCAAATCCCtcattaata ATACTGAAGAAAAGGATATCTATGAGAGAAAAAACACATTAGTGGTACAAAGTAATGCACTTgaaggaaatagaaaaagttGTTTCACACCAGACTTTCCAGAAAATTCAGCTGTTTCTGAAAAATTaccaaatttaaatattcagaaaGGACAACAAGAATCTAGCGATTCCGAATATTATATTcccgatataaataaaagaaacatacataataatgttttccaatgtttaaaaatgagaaaaatgacATGTGATGCAAGTGGTGAAGAAACAACAGATTctgaaattattagaaaaagaattatatttaaaaaagaatttattgatACAAATGAATCCACAAAGaaaggtaataatattaatactgaCGCTATACATGATAATATCAAAGCTTTAGCTCACAATCAtgataaagtaaattatatatcaaaaaatactGATCAAAATCAATctttatatcaaaattacaaaattggtATCTATGAGACAAAAGGTAGAAATAAATCCGAGCAATATTtatcttctaaaaaaaatgGATGTACCAGGAAACTTTGTCGCAATTCAGAACCATATATCACatttaaacagaaaaagaCATCAGCAAAATTTTCTAGGAAAGCTAGATCTTATTTCCAAAAGAATTCTCATTCAGCATTAGTAGATTCTgattatactttagtatggCCTAATTGTcaatataacaaatacaaacgcaatcatacaaatattcataaattcaGTAAGTATAAGGCAAGAAATATGAgtcaacatttttattctgttCCTACACACAAACGAAATACGAATACACAAATTAGTAATGTCTCGAATcttattgaacaaaattatttgcaaagcAATAAACATATAGATTCAAGGCAAGAAGTTACTAAAAGTTTATCAAGGGCATGTTTGCAAAGAGAACATTACAAGTATGAAATTTCTCCAAGATCGAATACAGatgataaatttgaaagatcAAAAGGTATTTCACCAAAAACCCAAGAATTGCTAAATAAAAGTTACTGGGAGTATTATAACAGATTGAGGcacaaaataaagaatacaaaCAGTATAGAGCAGCAATATTCATGTAATTTAACAATGGATACGcctgaagaaagaaataaggggaaaGTAAATGAAGTATATGATCAGGAATTAAGAAGTCAATTAGAAGTAAATCCTGAACTTCAAACGTTAAAACAATGCACAGCTCTTTCTACTATGATTAATAAAGCATT AGACTCGAATCTTGAATCAAATATTGTGGAAACAGAACAATTATacataaatgataatatgaaAACATCATTAAATCATATAGTCAGTACGCAAAATTCTAATACAAAGAAGATTTCACATTTAACTACAGATGAATCTGTTACTAATAAAGTAAGATGTAATGGGTATAAaacgaatgataaaaaatttttggaACTTAAATCTATTA ttttttttgGTGGTATGAtgtatattctaataatatttttaccaatGTTGTATgactatttttattacgaagaaTACGACGACTACTACGACAATTTAAGTTATTTGGAACTGGTAGTGGAATATATTTTCTCCTCATTTAAAGAAGCATTTGGAGATGTATTCAATggtttaaaacaaatttttttttatcca CATGCATGTAAGAAATGCACAAATATCACATAA